From Musa acuminata AAA Group cultivar baxijiao unplaced genomic scaffold, Cavendish_Baxijiao_AAA HiC_scaffold_412, whole genome shotgun sequence, a single genomic window includes:
- the LOC103970987 gene encoding uncharacterized protein LOC103970987 — protein sequence MASTVAGFAAAVPIRGTVSATGSIGRRALLRPAGSRSLRFAISKRIDVELYRPVLQPQSSLRRLTRVISGEAEGNPSTEDTMLDEQTLQQDLEVAIKDEDYARAAQIRDRLRILHEDSKASVLSANARFYHAFKNGDLAAMHSIWAKGEHVYVIHPGAGTISGYEMVMGSWEIVCNADYEFPLQIDLKNVEVHVRGNVGYVTCMEVVKTKGSSWGKQVATNVFERINGQWFICIHHASHIDE from the exons ATGGCGTCGACGGTGGCTGGGTTCGCCGCCGCCGTTCCGATCCGGGGGACGGTCTCCGCCACCGGCTCCATCGGTCGCCGCGCCCTCCTGCGTCCTGCGGGGAGCCGCAGCCTCCGCTTCGCCATCTCCAAACGGATCGACGTCGAGCTCTACCGCCCTG TGCTTCAACCTCAGAGCTCGCTGCGGAGGTTGACCAGGGTAATAAGTGGAGAGGCAGAGGGAAACCCGAGCACTGAGGATACTATGTTGGATGAGCAAACACTGCAACAGGATCTAGAGGTTGCCATTAAAGACGAGGACTATGCTCGTGCTGCTCAAATCAGAGATCGACTTCGTATTCTCCACGAGGACAGCAAGGCTTCTGTTCTCTCCGCTAATGCCCGATTCTACCATGCTTTCAAGAATGGAGATCTTGCTGCTATGCACTCAATTTGGGCTAAAGGGGAGCATGTGTATGTTATACATCCTGGTGCAGGCACTATATCTGGCTATGAGATGGTCATGGGAAGCTGGGAAATCGTGTGCAATGCTGATTATGAGTTCCCTCTCCAAATCGATCTGAAGAATGTTGAGGTCCATGTGAGAGGCAATGTTGGGTATGTAACATGCATGGAGGTGGTCAAGACAAAAGGCAGCAGTTGGGGAAAACAAGTAGCAACAAACGTGTTTGAGAGGATCAATGGACAATGGTTTATATGCATTCACCACGCATCACATATCGATGAATGA